One Leptospiraceae bacterium genomic window carries:
- a CDS encoding response regulator: MRPFNNKALLLVEDDPIIQALQVNSLQKYGYQIIVASSGQEAIDTIEKSSHIDLILMDIDLGEGYLDGTETAQIILFNHDIPIVFLSSHTEPEIVEKTEKITSYGYVVKSSHITVLDASIKMAFKLFDAHQKLSESEEKFKQVYDNTLDNIFILEITEEKRYKLIDINYEEETLVGKLETIQNKLLEDFLPTDLFTKVKSNYDRCLKEGKAISYQESVYGQDFYTQLIPVKNKKGDIYRIIGIARNISELSKVTKN; encoded by the coding sequence ATGAGACCATTCAATAACAAAGCATTACTTTTAGTGGAAGACGATCCAATAATTCAAGCTCTTCAAGTAAATTCTCTACAAAAGTATGGGTATCAAATCATAGTGGCAAGTTCTGGACAAGAAGCCATTGATACAATTGAAAAATCGAGCCATATTGATCTTATCCTCATGGACATCGATCTTGGTGAAGGCTACCTCGATGGAACAGAAACAGCACAAATAATCTTATTTAATCATGATATACCAATTGTATTCTTATCTAGTCACACCGAGCCAGAGATTGTTGAAAAGACTGAAAAAATAACTTCTTATGGTTATGTTGTAAAAAGTTCCCATATAACTGTCTTAGATGCTTCTATTAAAATGGCATTCAAACTTTTTGACGCTCATCAAAAACTTTCAGAGAGTGAAGAAAAATTTAAACAAGTATATGACAATACTTTGGATAATATTTTTATCCTAGAAATAACAGAGGAAAAGCGATATAAGCTTATTGATATAAATTATGAAGAAGAAACGTTAGTCGGTAAGCTTGAGACTATACAAAATAAATTGCTAGAAGATTTTTTGCCTACTGATTTATTTACGAAAGTCAAATCTAATTACGATCGCTGCCTTAAGGAAGGAAAGGCAATTTCTTATCAGGAATCTGTTTATGGACAGGATTTTTATACCCAACTCATTCCAGTTAAAAATAAGAAAGGAGATATATATCGAATCATAGGAATTGCTAGAAATATTTCTGAGCTGAGTAAAGTTACAAAGAATTGA
- a CDS encoding saccharopine dehydrogenase family protein — MKKNVLIIGAGGVANVAAHKAAQNNDVLGDICIASRKLEKCDKIIEGIHKKGNLKDKSKKLYSRQIDAFDVAATVKLIKETNSEIVMNLGTAFVNMSVLEACLEAGVTYMDTAIHEDPDKVCEDPPWYANYEWKRKDRCKERGINAILGIGFDPGVVNAWAALAVKHHFDKIDTIDILDVNAGSHGKYFATNFDPEINFREFSKVWTWIDRKWVEKPMHSEKWVYDFPVVGKQPIYLTGHDELHSLSKNIDANSIRFWMGFGDHYLNVFNVLRNIGMLSEKPVKTAEGLEVIPLKVLKAVLPDPGSLAPTYTGHTCIGDLVKGTKDGKYKEIFIYNTCDHAECYKEVESQGISYTAGVPPVAAAMLVAQGIWNPQTMVNVEELDPDPLIALLDKIGLPTVIEDRTPK, encoded by the coding sequence TTGAAGAAAAATGTATTAATCATAGGAGCAGGCGGAGTTGCCAATGTTGCTGCCCACAAAGCGGCACAGAATAACGACGTGTTAGGCGATATCTGCATTGCTTCTCGTAAGCTTGAGAAGTGTGACAAGATAATCGAAGGTATCCACAAAAAAGGAAACCTAAAAGACAAATCTAAAAAACTCTATTCCAGACAAATCGACGCCTTTGATGTAGCGGCTACGGTCAAACTCATCAAAGAAACCAATTCCGAAATCGTAATGAATCTCGGAACTGCATTTGTAAATATGTCAGTTCTTGAAGCTTGCCTCGAAGCTGGTGTGACTTATATGGATACTGCAATCCACGAAGATCCAGACAAAGTTTGCGAAGATCCACCTTGGTATGCAAATTACGAATGGAAAAGAAAAGATCGTTGTAAAGAGCGCGGTATCAATGCAATTTTAGGAATTGGTTTTGATCCGGGTGTTGTCAACGCATGGGCAGCGTTAGCCGTTAAACATCATTTCGATAAAATCGACACCATCGACATATTAGATGTAAACGCTGGAAGTCATGGAAAATACTTTGCGACTAACTTTGACCCTGAGATTAATTTTAGAGAGTTCAGCAAAGTCTGGACATGGATAGATCGCAAATGGGTAGAAAAACCAATGCACTCCGAAAAATGGGTTTATGATTTTCCAGTTGTGGGCAAACAACCTATTTACCTCACCGGACATGACGAGCTTCATTCTCTTTCTAAAAACATAGATGCAAATAGCATAAGATTTTGGATGGGGTTTGGAGATCATTATTTGAATGTATTTAATGTTCTTAGAAATATTGGAATGCTTTCTGAAAAACCTGTTAAAACAGCGGAAGGATTAGAAGTAATCCCTCTCAAAGTTTTAAAAGCAGTTCTTCCTGATCCAGGCTCTCTCGCTCCGACATACACAGGTCACACTTGTATCGGTGATTTAGTCAAAGGAACCAAAGACGGCAAATACAAAGAAATCTTTATCTACAATACTTGCGACCATGCAGAGTGTTACAAAGAAGTAGAGTCACAAGGTATTTCTTACACTGCTGGCGTTCCACCAGTAGCCGCTGCTATGCTAGTTGCACAGGGAATTTGGAATCCACAGACGATGGTCAATGTAGAAGAGTTAGATCCAGATCCACTGATAGCTTTGTTGGATAAGATCGGTTTGCCGACGGTGATTGAAGATAGAACACCGAAATGA
- a CDS encoding alpha/beta fold hydrolase translates to MKFKLLSGILCFTAFFFLGCEATMNSKQVNKKTIVVFIHGIKGSLLVDEKDSTVWLNGSQGLGLDTPNLSLPLTWQGDKQDKDSIRPKEVLSEVKVIPFILEEKVYSPWLSAGRKIYGDKFYPFAYDWRRDNLENVSSFEAFLENIRRENSEANITVVAHSMGGLITLALLNKRPELFQKVVFVGVPFYGGIGFMEDLHTGIANGLNQKILSPEVLFTMPSVYTLFPIETKERVVVEDNTGNPIEVNFYSPEDWKKNKFSLFAKESDPNEKNFTFLTRALNKAKQFKEQIKAANIKYPPILVVTGKAHQTLSKIQKNGKQSVNGWDFLSLPREPGDGRVLEKNSFPPKGISYDTFYSTWTHSALLNDPAVVERVKNFVEK, encoded by the coding sequence TTGAAATTTAAACTATTAAGCGGTATACTTTGTTTTACCGCTTTTTTCTTTTTGGGTTGTGAGGCTACTATGAATTCTAAACAGGTAAACAAAAAAACTATCGTTGTATTTATTCATGGAATCAAAGGCTCCCTTTTAGTCGATGAAAAGGATTCTACTGTTTGGTTGAATGGCTCTCAGGGACTAGGGTTAGATACGCCTAATCTATCTTTGCCGCTAACATGGCAGGGAGACAAACAGGACAAGGATTCTATCCGTCCTAAAGAAGTATTATCCGAAGTGAAGGTAATTCCATTTATCCTCGAAGAAAAAGTTTATAGCCCCTGGCTTTCTGCTGGAAGAAAAATCTACGGTGATAAGTTTTATCCATTTGCCTACGATTGGAGAAGAGACAATTTAGAAAATGTTTCTTCTTTTGAAGCTTTCTTAGAAAATATTCGCAGAGAAAATTCAGAGGCTAACATCACAGTAGTCGCTCACAGCATGGGTGGACTAATTACACTTGCACTTTTAAATAAACGTCCTGAGTTATTTCAAAAAGTAGTTTTTGTGGGAGTTCCTTTTTATGGTGGAATCGGATTTATGGAGGACTTACATACTGGAATTGCAAACGGATTAAATCAAAAAATACTTTCTCCAGAAGTCTTGTTTACAATGCCATCTGTCTATACTTTATTTCCAATTGAAACAAAAGAAAGAGTAGTGGTAGAAGACAATACTGGAAACCCAATTGAGGTTAATTTCTATTCTCCCGAAGATTGGAAAAAAAATAAATTTAGTTTGTTTGCTAAAGAATCTGATCCTAACGAGAAGAACTTTACTTTTTTAACCAGGGCATTGAATAAAGCAAAACAATTTAAAGAGCAGATAAAGGCAGCTAATATAAAGTATCCGCCTATTCTTGTAGTGACCGGCAAAGCACATCAGACTCTCTCTAAAATTCAAAAGAACGGCAAACAAAGTGTAAACGGATGGGACTTTCTAAGTCTACCACGCGAACCAGGCGATGGCCGTGTTCTAGAGAAAAATTCATTTCCTCCCAAAGGAATTTCCTATGATACTTTTTATTCTACCTGGACTCATTCGGCACTGTTAAACGATCCTGCGGTAGTTGAAAGAGTAAAGAATTTTGTAGAGAAGTAG
- the nspC gene encoding carboxynorspermidine decarboxylase, producing MNETNIQTPYYLIDESKLLKNLEKISILRERTGAKSVLALKCFSTWSVFDLMKEYMDGTTSSSLYEAKLGAEKFQKEVHAYSVAWSEEEILEVKEFATKIIFNSVSQLKKFLPHVREIPIGLRINPGVSHSDFDLANPARKYSRLGATDKEEINQVSKELTGVMFHCNCDNDNFESFAKILDTIAENYSDLLQGLEWVSLGGGIYFTKEGYPFDKFCDKLSEFSKRFNVQIYLEPGETAITKSGYFVTKVLDIVRNEIDIAIVDAAVETHMLDLCIYHLEAKMDLPEVGTHQYMVAGRTCLAGDIFGTYSFPEKLEIGSIVTFADAAGYTMVKKNWFNGIQMPSIAVKRLNGEIELIKKFSYQDFVNSLS from the coding sequence ATGAACGAAACAAATATACAAACTCCTTACTACTTAATCGATGAATCAAAACTCTTAAAGAATTTAGAAAAAATTTCTATCCTGAGAGAGAGAACGGGAGCAAAGTCTGTGCTTGCTCTCAAATGTTTTTCTACCTGGTCAGTTTTTGATTTAATGAAAGAATACATGGACGGCACAACTTCGAGTTCTCTATATGAAGCCAAGCTCGGTGCAGAGAAATTTCAAAAAGAAGTCCACGCTTATAGTGTCGCTTGGTCGGAAGAGGAAATTTTAGAAGTAAAAGAATTTGCCACCAAGATTATTTTTAACTCTGTTTCTCAGCTAAAAAAATTTCTTCCGCATGTCCGAGAAATTCCAATTGGTTTAAGAATTAATCCCGGCGTAAGTCATTCTGATTTTGATCTGGCAAATCCTGCTCGTAAGTATTCAAGACTTGGCGCAACTGATAAAGAAGAAATCAATCAGGTCAGCAAGGAGCTAACAGGTGTTATGTTTCACTGCAATTGTGATAACGATAACTTTGAAAGCTTCGCAAAAATTCTAGATACCATAGCAGAGAATTACAGTGATTTGCTGCAAGGACTAGAATGGGTGAGTTTAGGTGGTGGAATTTATTTTACCAAAGAAGGATATCCTTTTGATAAATTTTGTGATAAACTTTCAGAATTTTCAAAGCGTTTTAATGTCCAGATTTACTTAGAGCCGGGTGAGACTGCCATTACTAAATCAGGATATTTTGTCACAAAAGTTCTAGACATAGTAAGAAACGAAATAGATATTGCGATAGTGGACGCTGCTGTAGAGACTCATATGCTAGATCTTTGTATCTATCATCTAGAGGCAAAGATGGATTTACCGGAAGTCGGAACTCATCAGTATATGGTCGCGGGTAGAACCTGTCTTGCAGGAGATATTTTTGGAACGTATTCGTTTCCAGAAAAGTTAGAAATTGGAAGCATTGTGACTTTTGCCGATGCCGCCGGCTATACGATGGTCAAGAAAAATTGGTTTAATGGAATCCAGATGCCATCGATTGCAGTGAAGCGTTTAAATGGTGAGATTGAACTAATTAAAAAATTTAGTTACCAAGATTTTGTAAATAGCCTTTCATAA